A part of Flavobacteriaceae bacterium GSB9 genomic DNA contains:
- a CDS encoding type II toxin-antitoxin system RelE/ParE family toxin, which produces MSKNKYRISQQAIEDLDKIWIYTLNKWSKEQADRYYDLIITEIEFIADNFMTGKSAEQTRKNYRVTKIKSHLIFYRKVENDIVEIVRVLHQRMDIKKRLK; this is translated from the coding sequence ATGAGTAAAAACAAATATCGCATAAGTCAACAAGCGATTGAGGATTTAGATAAAATTTGGATTTATACGCTTAATAAATGGTCTAAAGAACAAGCTGACAGATATTACGACTTGATAATTACGGAAATTGAATTTATTGCTGACAACTTTATGACTGGAAAGTCAGCGGAACAAACTCGAAAGAATTATCGAGTGACTAAAATAAAATCCCATTTGATTTTTTATAGAAAAGTGGAAAATGATATTGTGGAAATAGTTAGAGTTTTGCACCAAAGAATGGATATTAAAAAACGACTGAAATAA
- a CDS encoding type II toxin-antitoxin system ParD family antitoxin: protein MGKNTSISLGNHFEDFIREEVNSGRYGSVSEVIRSALRLLEREEKKERELIKALEVGENSGFVENFDPKQHLKELHRKHL from the coding sequence ATGGGAAAAAACACATCAATATCACTCGGAAATCATTTTGAGGATTTTATAAGAGAAGAAGTAAATTCTGGAAGATATGGTTCGGTTAGCGAAGTAATTCGTTCTGCTTTACGTTTGTTAGAACGTGAAGAAAAAAAGGAAAGGGAACTGATTAAAGCTCTCGAAGTTGGAGAAAATAGTGGATTTGTTGAAAATTTTGACCCAAAACAACATCTGAAAGAATTACATCGTAAACACTTATGA
- a CDS encoding SUKH-4 family immunity protein has product MKPEEFKNIWTLDDDNLNPISGEKLKGLGLSESSIEFLVKSGLPDSAAPFLSFSKDSNDVYDSVQKLTTIYDFLEPEFEKYIVIGTCNDGDPIVINTGNNDRIEYLDHEDYFSSQPFNSDLSAMAKCLIAYRDFIKRVQAENGEDAFLNSDFTDGQFEVLKLDLKNADSEVIESDGFWFQQLEMELELREDANKGK; this is encoded by the coding sequence ATGAAACCAGAAGAATTTAAAAACATATGGACTTTGGACGATGACAATCTCAATCCAATCAGTGGAGAAAAACTGAAAGGACTTGGACTTTCAGAAAGTTCAATTGAATTTCTTGTAAAATCGGGATTACCAGATAGCGCTGCACCTTTTCTATCTTTCTCAAAAGATTCTAATGATGTTTATGATAGTGTTCAAAAACTGACAACCATTTATGACTTTTTAGAACCCGAATTTGAAAAGTACATAGTAATTGGTACTTGTAATGACGGAGACCCAATTGTAATAAATACAGGAAATAATGACCGAATAGAATATCTCGACCATGAAGATTATTTCAGTTCGCAACCTTTTAATTCTGACCTCTCCGCCATGGCTAAATGCTTAATAGCTTATCGGGATTTTATAAAAAGAGTACAAGCGGAGAATGGTGAAGATGCGTTTCTCAACTCTGATTTTACGGACGGACAATTCGAAGTGTTAAAATTGGACTTAAAAAATGCCGATTCAGAAGTAATTGAAAGTGATGGATTTTGGTTTCAACAGTTAGAAATGGAATTAGAATTAAGAGAAGATGCAAATAAAGGAAAATAA